A region of the Conger conger chromosome 6, fConCon1.1, whole genome shotgun sequence genome:
GGGCTAAGAAGGTACTCTCCTCCTCCGTTCATcaccactttctctctctctctctctctctctctctctctcagactttACTCTTGCAGTGTCCTCTGTCTCGCGTTCATCACTCTCGTCCTTATCGTCTGCCTGCAGCCCCTTCGCGCGGTGCTGGCGGAGTGgcagatttatttttccatcaGGCTGGGTGCACCGACCGAATAATTGTGTGACCAGCCTTTCTGTCTCCACAAGTATAGTAACTcgggaactgtgtgtgtgtctgtccaggTGTTCAGTTTGGAGAGCTCTGGCATGTTCAAGCAGGTGATCGAACAGGTGAGTGGTGTGAACATGTATTGTCCACAGTCCGGTCTGTGGCTGCTTTTACAACATTGTAAAAGCatggtgtaatgtaatgcacaaaAGTGCAAAACTACAACCATAGCACTGAACATTGAGCACTGCATGTTGAATTGGTGGCTCCCTCCAATTGGAGGTAATTTTAAAATACCTCTGGTTATTTTAAAGTTAGCTGGTAACACAGTATGTCTACCAACTCTGATGTTTTAGAGCAGAATAAAGGCTGTGTCCACATCTCTGTCTGTCCTGCCTGCAGGTGCTGGAGGCCAATGCCCTGAAGGGTGTGGTTCAGGTGCTTGGCTTGCGCCCTGACCAGCTCACTGCCAAAGACCTGGGAGACGAACAGGTACATCCCGCGGGGTCTGTGTCCGTTCTGCAAGCGTCttcacactgtgtctgtgcttcACGCCTGTGTTTCACGTGTTGTCTGTACCGACTCTGCCAGTGTCTGTCCTCGTTTGTGTGAGCGCAGACTCACGCCCTACATCAGGGGTTCCcagtcctgttcctggagatatacaccatcctgtaggttttcatttcaaacactAAGTTTGCACAGTGGAACCAAACACATTGGTAATGTAGAAGGTAGCTCGGAGCACTGACATTTTTGCAGGTGTCTGTACTCaccgtgtctgtgctgcaggtgtctGTACTCaccgtgtctgtgctgcaggtgtctgtgctgctgggAGAGCCGTACTTCAGCACCAGCCTGCTGCCCTGGCACTCCCTGTTCTTCTGGTACTGTCGGACCAGCCTGAGCCCCCTGCTGCGGCCCGACGCCACCATCCTGCCCCAGGGCGCCACACTCTGGGTCGCGGGCGTCGAGTTCCTGGTAGGAGCGCGAGGCGCAAGGGGGCACGAGGGGCAGGGAGGTCACAGCCTTACAGGAGGGTCccaaaatcccaaggggttttggattgattgcagtcattttgattggatgGAAATGCATATGGTCgatttttgttcatgttttttcATATTATCCTGGAGATTCTGATTTGGGTTGtatactgattcaagtaaaacgATTGCAATTATGGAAGAAGTCTGTTTTTTCTGACTGACTTTTTCCGACTATTTTTACCGACATATTTACAATTttttcccacgtgacatgacctatgtttttgcataattatcagatgatgttgctaaatgttaacacagagagctggccACAGGAGGCagaaggggagggggacagGGTTAGgaacttttcaaaaaacctacCTCACTGCTCTATGGGAACGTTGTGGACGTTTTGGATACTAAAACCACCTGAAGAGAACGCTGATGCGTATGGGCCTTTAATAGTTAGTGCTTATATGAATCTTCCTCTCTTTCCTGGGCTCCTTTCCTAACCTCAGGACCTCTGGAGAATCAGAGCTCCGTGCGGCTCGTGTGAAGGTTTCGACGTTCGCCCCATGGATGACATGATCCAGGTAGGAGCCGACCTCTGACCTTTACTCGTGGGTATGTGGGAACGTTCAGTTTTGTTGACCAAAGCAGAAAAATTACCTTTTGCCAGTTAAAATTACTTCTACATGGTACTCTGCATGGTGTACAGTGCAGTTTCTTTACTAAAATTGTTCCCTAATACCCAAGTTTAAATTGGTGGTGTATATGAATTCCAGTGTTAAAACGTTTGTAAAGCAACTAATTGCAACTGTCAATGGTTCATAttctgttttgttctgttttaatGAATATACAGTGTTGTGCTTTTTAAacctgtttatttgtgtttctgtgtagttTTTCTGTCACTGCACCTGTCTACTTTATGCTAAAAATACGTTTAGGAGGAAGGGATGTGAGGGCTTGTGTTGCCCCTCGGGTAGTCTCGCTTGTCAGGCATGTAACCTCCAGTGTTGTGTGGAGTCAAAACTATGTCAGAGGTTAAAAGGCTTTGTGAGGGGATGCTGAGGTCGATACAACAGTCCACTGACATTATTCctgccccccgctccccccccccccccacagcactCCCTGGATTTTCGGGAATCCCGTGAGGCAGAGCCTCACCCCCTGTGGGAGTACCCCTGCCGCGCCCTGACCCAGCCCCTCCCTGTCATGACCTTTGACTTCCGACAGTGCGTTCCTGATCAACCAATCAACAGCCAGGGATCGTCCCCACTTGTGAGGTGTGAAAGCTTGTATTCTTCATGTGTGTTGGGTGTCATTCTTCAGTTGTTTCTCCTATGTAATCCAAGGCATATGTTACAAATTCCTGCGACTTCCCACAGTTGTCTTATCACCAGTGTCGACTGTATTCTTGTTGTTAATAATGACACGGACATAAATTAGGATACTATCTGCGCCACATCATCATCGTCCTCACTCTTCATTTCATATGAAGGAGAGGCTGTTGCCATGGAGTGGTCTTGTGGATGGAATACCAGCtgactgatgacatcacagtgagcATGGGTCTGACCCGGCCAATCAACGAGCAGGTACTCATGACACCATTCTGTTGTGGGTGAAGAGGCTTTTTTTCCCGTTCTCGTAACGTCCTGTAATTGTGCCTTCTATGAGCCTCATGCTGTTATTTATGCCTGGTCTTTTTTGTGATTTGTAGTTTAAGGTGATTTGTTCTCCTTTACTCTCATTCTTATTGTTTCTTTGGATTGTGCAATTACAGTTTGGTTAGAAGGGAAATTCTATGCCTTTTCGCTCCTTTTCCACACtctaaaaacaatacaaaacgtaacaaaaacacacacaaacggactGAGTCAGTTTTTCTCTGGCTCACATTGTCTGACATGCTGTTTCTCTGGGTCACATCATTATGTCTGACAGTTGCATGTCGTGGTTTTGTGACCCGCAGGGAAATTGTGAATGGAGTCCCCACCGAAAACAAGGTGTATACTTCTTCAGTTCTCCCTGGGACAGCGCCGGGGATGGGCAGGCTGCCGTGACCTATaacctgacctttgaccccagcaGTGGCGACATCAGAATGGACTTCTCTGCGTCCCTTTGTCAGTGACTCATGACCCCTGACCCGTGACCTGGCAGGCTTCACAATGTCCCCACGCCAAGGCTGCACACGACTTGACCTGCTCCCCCTAACCATATACAAGACTGTTTCCAACTGTTTCATTTAAAGTAACGTTGTCCAACTCTGTCAAGTGTGTGCTACGGAGCCTTGTTCAGAATAGACTGTTCATTCTCTGTTTTTCAGAGTAcattatttattctgttttctttatttagttATTGCGTTGTATCTCATTGATGGCATGTTGACAGTGCTTCAtatggtgagagagggaggagtcagTCGGTTCTGCGCGGTCAGTGCAGGTGACACAGCGCAGGTGAATGGGTCAGGCCAGTTCTCGATGATtacctgctcttcctcatttttaaatgaagtgtGCTACTGGTGGGAAGCCGTTGTAGAGGTAGGAGGCGAGCGTGCTTCCATCGACCAATTCGGGCTATCTTTTATTCCGGGCCAGGCCTGGGTGTCTGTAGAGCAGTTTGAATGCTGACTAAGACTACAGCCCGAAGTCAAGGGTCAGATTTGTGTTTAAGAGAAGAAACTAATAAATTTGTGAACAACACAAGTCATTTTCCTTATTGTCCGGAGTGCATCCAACAGTCTTGCAAGTCCTTGTTCTGGTGCTCAGAACCGAACAGTGAACACCGTACTTTAGACATAGCCCGACATTGTACAAAATTAATATTCCTCgcatacaatatacattcaggATTCaggattattggcaccctcggtaaatatgcacaaaaaatgctgtaaagtaaaaaataattcagttattgacatgagctttattttcccaacatgtgtaaagcagtgtgctttattaatgattcaatagaaTTAAACaaaatcttacatttttcaaatacaatTATTTCCCCTAAAAACAGGTCCCTCAATTATTGGCAGCACTGGTCTTAATACAAACAatgccatgagtcttttcctataatttgtgataaggttacaGAACTCATTCGGATGAATTTTTGACCATTTCTCCATGCAAAACTCATTGATAACCTTGGGGATACCCTCGCTTcggttcagaccacaggtttgtCATGGGATTTATATCCGGagcctgagatggccattgcagaacatggctgttatttttacttaaccatttctgtgaggattttttggagtcattgtcctacaGGACAATCAACctagtctcagcttcctagtcGAGGCatccagattttctgccaagacttcctggtactttgtttgtttaatttttccATTATTTCTCATTTCAATTGAACATTAGCATGGCTGTGGTGGGGTGCATTATCAGAATACTTGCATGTTTCATACTTGCTATTATTACTGCAGTTTTTCTATGATGGTGCAGAATGAATACACACTTGGCTGCAATGTTAAAGAACCCATGGTCAATTGTCCATACTCTTTGAAATACACACTGGTTCTGGACTAATGACTACAGTTAAGTTTTAATTTTGTGGGTGGCAATTAATGACAGCCTGTCATTGGTCTTTTAAGAAACTGATTTATGTGTGTTGTGCAAGGGTTATGAGAACCTGGAGGATTTGGCCTCCTGGGCGCCTCAGTGATtcataaaacacattatttgttttgtttgttttaaatatcaaTTCAACTACGAATCCCCCACAAATACGGACTTTATGTCACCATGGCAGCAACGTGCCGACATGAGCCATTGAGTACTGACGTATTTCATACGCGCCTGAGGAAAACGTAGCTATCGCTGCTTGTTTTGAATTTGCTAACCTACAGGTTATGGCGGTGCTGCTCAGAGGACTACGAGTGGGACGGGCCCTGCGCTGTTTCAGTAGCGGTGAGCAAGGCTCTTTTGGGGGGGTTACTGTTCAGAGCTGGTGTCTCTGTTTTTAGTGCCTCGAATCCGTGAGTGTGTTTACTTGCTAGCTGGTCCGAGGGAAGGTGATTATGAAGGACAgacactagctagctaactgtagCTAATGCTGTGTTTACATGGCTAACATCAGGGTTAGCTAAGCACACTAACATTAGTAGTTCACATGAAGTATAGTGGCAGAATGAGGAGACTGAACTGACAAACATCAGTAGAGCTTGCTGCAGCGTTAGCTGGGTATGCATGTCCTTTGAAAGTGAGCGCGGCTGGGACTATGCTATGCTAGGGAATTCTCGTTAATCTAACGGTAGTTCACACGTTACCCTTGTACGACCTGTAGTTTCTCCGTGTATTCATGTGTGGGTGACGTGTACTAATGACCAATTAGCATGTCCTAGAAATTAgcatgtcttaaaatgtgtttacgTTTTTAATCGGCAGCAAGGAGTTTGCAAATCTTGCTACTTGCTAGTGCTGACGAGTAACTTAATTTACAGATGTCCCCGCACTTCATGTGGATATGCGGGGTATTGATTTGGAAGAACCTGACGATAACTCGGCTCCACTGAGAAGTTATTTTAATCTTTCGTTCCACCCTCTGCTCAAGTGACTGCTCAGGCGGGCACCACCCCCCAGTGCTACGCCGGACACCGCGGATTTCACCGAGCCGGTGTGCTACTACAGGACGATTCCAAATCCGACCCCACTGTCTCCTCTTCGTCTTCTTCCTACCACCAGCATTACCAGGCCCACCCGTCCGAGTCGGAGCCAGCAGCTTCTGCACCAGAGGAGGAGTCTCCGAAACCTAATTCAAGGTCAGCACTCCGCTAGATAGCAGGTAACTGACCCCCCAGTACTGACGTAAATAGTAATGGGAGATTGAGGTTTCATGAACTCCGATGTGGATGGAGCTACCACGTGCAAACAGCAAATGACTGAGTCAGACTAAGTATTGTTACTGGTTCCAGAGGTGTAAAATCGCCTTCGCCAAGGAGATACTACTAATTGTTGAAATTGGCTGACTGAGTTCATGGGTAGAAGAAAAACTTGGcaagacttttactttctggccCCTGGATTATCCATCTCTGATTCATTTAAATGGCCCAGCATTAGTGCCATCCAGGCTTGGTTTCATGAAGCTTCACTATCCAATCAGATACTGCAATATTACAACAGCATTAATACGCTACggtttaacaaaaaaaactttgtgaCGATGTGCGTTATATCAGCAGACGTTTACTGGGTGGTTGCGTACAGATTTTGCGGTCGTGCTCTTGGCCACGTGCGCGTGCGTCACTCCCTTTCTCGACGTTGTGCGTTTGCTGCACAGCTATGCGGACCAGGGCGGGGAGGAGAGCGAGGACTACGAGACGGAGGAGCAGCTGCAGACTCGCATCCTCACCGCAGCGCTGGACTTTGTCCCGCAGCACGGCTGGTCTGCAGAGGCCATCTCCGCGGGGGCCGAGGTGAGAGGCTGGGGGGCGTGGAGTgcacatgttacattacattacatatcattttggtgacgcttttatccaaagcgacttacagttgattagactaagcaggagacaatcctcccctggagcaatgcagggttaagggccttgctcaagggcccaacggctgggcggatcttattgtggctacaccggggattgaaccaccaaccttgccggtcccagtcatgtaccttaacgactacgctacaggccgccccgggcAGCAAAGAAATGGGGATTGAGGATTGGGGCTGAAGTTAGGAGGTGAGGGGTAGGATGGGAGATGTAGTAGGCTGGGTTTGCCGGAAGGTCACACTTCTTGTCTCTCTGCTGTCTGACAGAGCCTGGGTTTGTCATCCGCGTCGGCAGGCTTGTTCACCAATGGGGCAGGGGACCTGATCCTGCACTTTGTAGCTCAGTGTAACAGCCAGCTGACTGAGTCTCTGGCTGAGGAGCACAACCAGGTCCAGCTGGGCCAGGCAGAGTAAGtgaccacacatacacaaacatgcacacacacacacatacacacgcacgcacgcacatacacgctctcacacacacatacatgtgcacaaactcaaactcttacacacaaacatacacacacacacatacacactctcacacacacatacatgtgcacaaactcaaactcttacacacaaacatacaaatacacacacacatacatgctctctctcacacacacacacacacatatacatgctctcagacacacacacacacacacacacacacacactcatagacatgcacacattgtCTTTGTTGATGATGCAGTACAGTACTTTGGAActcatatataatataataattttagTAATAATGGTAAGTATAATAACAGTGATAATAACAGTACAAAATGGGTATTTTAAGTTTTCCATGTTAATCTAAAACGGTCGAAAAAATCGAAGCCAGACATCCGAGCATCGATTTGCAAGAAAAGTCTTAATTTTGTAGGCTGGAGTTGAACAGAGTAGAGAttaatgtgaaaaaaagaatggttcccaaaggttattattattattaaaggttTCCATTATTGGTGTATCAGTACATTGGTTTGGGAATTAGAGGAACTGAATTTCAGAACCCGTGTGAAGTCGGAGGTTTATGAAAATTGTGCAGTGCAGAGAGACGTGCTGGTGTCGGATCCCGCTGCTGAGATGTTTAACCTGCCGTCCGTTTCAGACCCAAGGAGACGGCGCAGTACCTGAGAGACGCAGTGGAGGCGCGGCTGAGAATGCTGATCCCGTACATTGACACCTGGCCACAGGTAAAACCTTTAGGGCACGCCGCTACAGGTAAGCCCTGTGCTGCATCtcaagtagtagtagtagtaatttaTTTCGTTCCGAATGAACaattttacagaatgaatgcacatagaTATAATGAATAGCAACCGAAAAGGTGtaggctgaagctttagcttattacacctaccctttttacatattcacatattcaacCCTTTCACTACTAGGTTCCGGCAATACCGAAACAGAACATGACCGAAACAAAAGCtcaaaacgtttatttaaaatgtttaaatgaaaaaaatgtttttacattagacattacattttagctgCATCATGCTAAAAGTAAACCATTTTCCGCTGTATGACTGCAGGTATATTATCTATTGTTCTTGGTTGGGATGTATGCTAACATTTTttctgaggagaaaaaaaagtttgcatCCCAATTAGCAGATTATTTTTCTGGTCAACGCACATACATTTTCAGAGAAAATCCTCCTGAACTGGGAGCACCACACAGCCCAAGTTCTTGGGCAAGGGTAAATAACGAAATCTCGAAATGCTGGCTTTCTCCAGGCCATGAGTATCCTGCTCCTTCCTCATAACATCCCCGACAGCCTGAAGCACCTCTCCACCCTGATCGACGACATCTGGTACTACGCCGGGGACCGCTCCACAGACGTGAGTGTGTCCTCCCGGCCCAAACCCCCCTCCTCTAACTTCATCTTCTCCCCTGTGCATCAACACCTCCACTCCGTCCGGCCCGGCTCTGCCAAGGTTAccactgctcctctcctcctgagcatgctccctctctccacctctcctctcctctctccctctctctctcactctcactgccttctctctttcactcggtattttcacctcctctctcctggtctgTGCGTTTAATCGTTAGTTGATTCCTCGATGAACCACAGGGTGAAAGCAGTGTTCTGACTTCTCCATGCTGTGCTCTTTCCAcatttccctctccctttctctcgttCACTTCCTCCTCTCTTTTCCCTCGTCTGTCTCTCggccctcttcctcctctctcgtctttcttcctcctctctctctttcctcttcctcctttctCGTCTTTCTtccacctctctctcgctcagctGAACTGGTACACCCGGCGGGCCGCTCTGACAGGCATCTACAACACCACGGAGCTGGTGATGCTGCAGGACTCCTCCCCCGACTTCCAGGACACGTGGACCTTCCTCGACAACCGTATCCAGGACATGATGAGCATGGCGGACGCAGCTAAGCAGGTAACCTCAGCCGGCCGGCACTGTACCCGGCTCCTGTTTGCCCAGGATACGCTCTGAGGACCTTATGTTTGCTGtatgtttactgtatgtttgcCCGGCCTTTGCAGGTGCAGTCCACCGGGGAGGCAGTGGCGCAGGGGCTCATGGGAGCTGCagtcactgtgagtgtgtgagagagcctcCTGATTGGTTCAGACAACGTGGTGTTTTTTCACTTTCTTATCTCCCCTTCATTCTGTCCCCCTCTTCCTTTTCACTTGTTCTGTCCCCAGCTGAAGAACCTTACAGGGATGAACCAACGGCGGTGAAGTACAGGGGCCTCATCTCTACCGTGCCCACAAATCTCTGTTGTCCCATTTCACGTCTGCTGCGAAACCTCACGGTCCTGCTTATTCTGCCAGGGTTGGGTTTGTTTGACACCGTGTCCTCCTGTGTCCTCCGGGGTGTTGTCCTCAGGGCAGGCTCTGGGGTGACCGTGCCATAGCTGTCTCATCTGGGTCAGGGGGACTTCGGGTTCAGGGTCCGCTAGCGTAGACATCCACCCCTGTCCTTTCATTGAAACCATGACCGTCATATAACATATGATATAAAATATGCATTGCActtgaaatgttttgttgtcTATGAAAATAACTTCAATAAAACTAAATGAATTCTCATCTTGCCGTGCGCTGTGCTTTTCTTTTATGTCCACAAacgtacaggagagagagcggagacTGCCGCGTGAGAATGTACATCTGAGAAAGTCATCTTCATGACCTCTTCTTAAATGACTCTGAACTAATGTTATTAATACTACACAATACTAATTGTCATGTAATATGTAGGGGTTTTGACACTTTACCCTTCACATTCTTAAGGCAACCGACTCGATCAAACCAATGCAAAGtttttgcagcaacaaacaacttcaaaccacaacactgtttatccctccccttctctctaaACACgatgacgttgaaacgccattggctgtgccaattaaaattttcaaccaatgagcttgaattattgtacagctacacAATGTTCTGGTACAAATTGCCAGGCCAACTTTATATTTTCAAACCTGAATtttttaaggactataaacacaggcagtgggtgagtcaacatgtcagggaGCCTTTTCAATGATCTGAAGGGATTTACaaatagtcttgtaacaatgttttaacacaaaaatcttacctattgtacctttaattataattttttatttggctgacacttttctCCAACCAACCCTTTTAATGCAACTTCCAGTTGATATTAGACTAAGCCAGGGGCAAtccccccctgaagcaatggggaggccttgctcaagagcccaacagctgcgcggaTCTGATCGTAGTGACACCCAAGTTTCAACCACCAACCCATGTATCTTAGCCAATAGGCCCCAGGCTTCTTCCTGTGGAAGAAGTGAGGACAGGGTGTAGCAGAGAGAGGTTGGAAGGTGCCGGAAATGTAATGAATAGAACAGAGGTATGTAATATTGTTCCTGCAGGGCCGGTTTATACACATTTTGTTTCCATCGAATACCCTACCTAATTGGTTTTCTACAACAAATGGCGGTTgtagtttacactgaaaatgttcCGTATAGTTTCACAGACGCTGGTGTCAATACATTTCTGTAAGATGTCATATCACACTTGGGATAATTCAATAAGAGCAGAAGGGGACATGGCCttccttgcccatccctggcgCAACATTTAACTCCAGAAAAATGCACCGTGCTTAAGCTTTTGGAGAATTCAAAAAACAGATAAAGTTAGTAAAGTAAGTCATTTTTTCACCCCGATGGTCAGTAGGTGTAGTTGCAGATACTGTAGGTGAAGCTTCAGGTCTGTGTAGGATTTGTTAGTAAGTTAGCTGtgtgctaaaaaaaaataaaaccgttCTATTCCCCTGTCAGCAAGCCAGTCACTACATGCTTacacacagctcctgcttgtgtTAAAATATTCCGGAGACCATTCCAACTGTCACTACAGCCTAAGAGCCGCACAGTAAATTATGaccaccatttt
Encoded here:
- the LOC133130951 gene encoding ubiquinone biosynthesis protein COQ9, mitochondrial-like isoform X2 translates to MAVLLRGLRVGRALRCFSSVTAQAGTTPQCYAGHRGFHRAGVLLQDDSKSDPTVSSSSSSYHQHYQAHPSESEPAASAPEEESPKPNSSYADQGGEESEDYETEEQLQTRILTAALDFVPQHGWSAEAISAGAESLGLSSASAGLFTNGAGDLILHFVAQCNSQLTESLAEEHNQVQLGQAEPKETAQYLRDAVEARLRMLIPYIDTWPQAMSILLLPHNIPDSLKHLSTLIDDIWYYAGDRSTDLNWYTRRAALTGIYNTTELVMLQDSSPDFQDTWTFLDNRIQDMMSMADAAKQVQSTGEAVAQGLMGAAVTLKNLTGMNQRR
- the LOC133130951 gene encoding ubiquinone biosynthesis protein COQ9-B, mitochondrial-like isoform X1, producing the protein MAVLLRGLRVGRALRCFSSVTAQAGTTPQCYAGHRGFHRAGVLLQDDSKSDPTVSSSSSSYHQHYQAHPSESEPAASAPEEESPKPNSSYADQGGEESEDYETEEQLQTRILTAALDFVPQHGWSAEAISAGAESLGLSSASAGLFTNGAGDLILHFVAQCNSQLTESLAEEHNQVQLGQAEPKETAQYLRDAVEARLRMLIPYIDTWPQAMSILLLPHNIPDSLKHLSTLIDDIWYYAGDRSTDVSVSSRPKPPSSNFIFSPVHQHLHSVRPGSAKLNWYTRRAALTGIYNTTELVMLQDSSPDFQDTWTFLDNRIQDMMSMADAAKQVQSTGEAVAQGLMGAAVTLKNLTGMNQRR